A window of the Euwallacea fornicatus isolate EFF26 chromosome 15, ASM4011564v1, whole genome shotgun sequence genome harbors these coding sequences:
- the LOC136343609 gene encoding titin-like isoform X2 — MEGDKSSDMEKELTSTSSSVMDNLQLKSDDEKAGDKSDSNDTLPTSSTDANTSSKCTNLVSEDSISSTSCDMDPTKLNTSITETSDKSSSTFDTDAELLGMSMMAGSHEKIEENVDDLVNDLETLLGESTDSFNVPVKSPVANEPKTEVSSAIEDVIPTENIESEVSSNTVNVTEKSVVLAIEDTDSEVKEGSIHSINAEVTVESEAIVENSKADFSKPEDAFALAEPQNDSSNSQDKPEISALEDPYQKIKESKEALQDTANSVIEEPVETIEVKTISEELTSNIQINVHALQGNENVPIDKNDDTIVEPTKEIQADMAAEEETTKTNVLLSEELSNDSQKQSNLDKHIQEEAFQFEIPNSIDSCVKSEVQEVVSSLEEDQNEALESTKEPITDLSFKDETLLQTAAQKEIHIETGGSNLGIECNAAADTQETIEESDTSMEEIVPEESVSAIEESKEEPLIENTAVSEMEITEVPQQATILELKNTELLEETTTSEVEITELPETAPVTEEEIQVTPVVMELEDEKKQRESVEKVPEDHIKEITEDEIIKDHLAETKVVPVIETAQLTNEDVEIPSLKSDNLVTVDENVAVEVTEPNVSQTNNIEGKITESLPNEPPSDIAHFEPLESTEALPKEIDAVIENQATEGLEISSELRKDGLPEMIVRRKTVEQDLEKVVCLSEESSDSDISEAVTVPIVPSQSEEQSELINIPEEISELPDLASAEDQNLPVVIMDEILPIPPSEPSSNLETMLAVASLQNETTPVSEERRLSEKEIRDMEALRMAVASITDSTQSNYDDGFMEVSMEGTSNAVVEDVTETSENVQIPDNLPSEVESVPVLESEVAEQQVTLKESDDKSHIESTVNVPDAFDIENVGTSSEEIKEIVPEDGGMAVPEVVPILELTAFETLTKNLGSDKGSIEILNKIPEIVQVQGGEKVENNSSEETLSKCEEEVVEPEAEQINTDTKVMSDVQDIAETNKFKATNEGISVEDDIHERENVNPELEKSDDMVVAVDNVGNTEPIQSEKNCVSPIEEIKEEIQVPEEKPLRGRTRRGNNKVSEPLTINIEETERRERIYSPKLPIKAVKNPEEDVGINTGSEAELNKGSLKMTITKQADKMHSILKVYNPDEESEPLDMPEEPIRKLIIKPKMQQIEQQHSPKIGTRSSKTYSPTSPRCSSPRVTIKPVTKPVETKAETLGSLKITFKPVVKPEESVKKHSPKLSRDAEKNHNPKIIIKPIPKPVEMEREESVTPKVTIKPIKRHTEEAEETEQEKSSPKITIKPVVKPQENDAEPAAPKLKIKPLKKHEEELAMQLEREQNSTKIHIKPVVKPAEPEPENLEEVKERIVLKINKGSLPSPIKESKKREYPEEEKVEKVAIKLKFSTTGGQTHIVQEGEESNKRQRKDSGHFSGAVKKDLEEASLKRPLEDKIPEKNKRLRNAASPDKINADLNKPDSVETNVKSHQEPPQAISKIADLASETTHIVASPVLTVGVATPVSTIPKRRGRPPKGKNTNKLTPLPPPPQTTPSRVELTPTVPEATPATSASGRPKRSCRGLNVMATLGIKPRKSRARGRGSRVNMGDRGPPPMHVAPPEELADIHVEEIVRPEKKNEEGMKFQGMGGNKEDKGKAKQPLKTNEDVVQQLPPHVEKLPEEASVPQQKLVEEEVIKLAQQIVTKDESSAELTKRTPRKLEVTTRRQKAQQQREVERIVEKSPEKVAEEVKKAAQIRSNPKRASQASDNEPASPASSTASSVTIVEVTGPSPKKNSPGKRALEKADDTGVEAKKSKIEKTDSSQAQSKDADSVSKLPSSKTVDPEIIVIDDDDKESDEEEEEEEEEEESEGDSESEKRREYVLQRKQEAIKKCRAKRMEKLARAAEVKKKRQEQAAQQREARKAAEEAEKAASEKSRATRRYGRYGVPKPQISLIDAPVQELEGTVKGLTGLFSPGKVGVNIRQPIAVEDDNSEKDKPELTQIKSSAQPSESMVVDPLEETAVKSVGSEDVVMLDEDTRMSADFRSSRSHTPAKQTIPAPDILVEDSQGSVGTEGGKSRTKTPKMEVFQDLESVFTADQLAEYSWNGQGPFMLQEQVTHFLGIKSFKRKYPNVTRRTVDMQERDFLKENNQVTERQCDLGLTAVLAQDILDIMYTDFQDKYEEYCRAQRERQARELASKQRALNQVSQKPGFDKMDLMEQAVQSVSSWNQQFNKTRREQRRAYMDLQTFTIHYPRMKRKILTTPKTGHYPVTLVPGQFIDHYREFTPTELNNLPLNTMCYDEIKIPSFYAEFNESSSGSDSDSESGSSGSSTGSECDDSNCKECTSKGLKNGIRDTDSDVMIIENDASSSDSVVLVSVSEGPVKA, encoded by the exons ATGGAGGGCGATAAAAGCTCAGACATGGAGAAGGAGTTAACCTCAACCAGCAGTTCGGTAATGGACAATCTTCAGTTAAAAAGCGACGATGAAAAAGCCGGGGATAAAAGCGATTCAAACGATACTCTGCCCACCTCGTCTACGGACGCGAACACATCCAGCAAATGCACCAATTTAG TCTCAGAAGACTCAATCAGTAGCACTTCATGTGACATGGAtccaacaaaattaaataccaGTATAACTGAGACATCAGACAAGAGTTCCTCCACTTTTGATACAGATGCTGAGCTTCTAGGAATGTCTATGATGGCAGGCTCACATGAGAAGATTGAAGAAAATGTTGACGATTTAGTTAATGATCTTGAGACATTATTAGGAGAATCTACAGATTCATTTAATGTCCCTGTTAAATCTCCTGTTGCAAACGAGCCAAAGACTGAGG tttCTTCAGCCATTGAAGATGTGATACCCACTGAAAACATTGAAAGTGAAGTCTCAAGTAATACAGTTAATGTAACAGAAAAATCTGTGGTTTTAGCAATAGAGGATACTGATAGTGAAGTTAAGGAAGGTTCAATACATTCAATAAATGCCGAGGTTACAGTTGAGTCTGAAGCTATAGTTGAAAATTCTAAAGCTGATTTTTCAAAACCTGAAGATGCATTTGCACTTGCTGAACCCCAAAATGATAGTTCCAATTCACAAGATAAACCAGAAATATCAGCATTAGAAGACCCCTATCAAAAGATAAAGGAAAGTAAAGAGGCACTTCAAGACACAGCTAATTCTGTAATAGAAGAACCTGTCGAGACAATTGAGGTTAAAACTATATCTGAGGAATTAacttcaaatattcaaattaatgtgCATGCTCTCCAAGGGAATGAAAATGTTCCCATTGACAAAAATGATGATACAATAGTTGAGCCCACAAAAGAGATTCAAGCAGATATGGCAGCTGAAGAAGAAACTACAAAAACCAATGTTTTGTTGTCTGAAGAATTGAGCAATGATTCTCAGAAACAAAGCAATCTTGATAAGCATATTCAGGAAGAGgcatttcaatttgaaattcctAATTCCATTGACAGCTGTGTCAAATCTGAAGTCCAGGAGGTTGTTTCATCTTTAGAAGAAGACCAAAATGAAGCTTTAGAAAGTACAAAAGAACCTATTACTGATTTGTCTTTTAAAGATGAAACTCTTCTACAAACTGCTGCTCAGAAGGAGATTCACATTGAAACAGGTGGTTCTAACTTAGGAATTGAATGTAATGCTGCAGCAGACACACAAGAAACAATTGAAGAAAGTGATACTTCTATGGAAGAAATTGTTCCAGAAGAATCTGTGTCAGCAATTGAAGAGTCAAAGGAAGAACCCTTAATTGAAAACACAGCAGTTTCAGAAATGGAAATCACTGAGGTGCCTCAACAAgcaacaattttagaattaaaaaacactgAATTACTGGAAGAAACCACAACTTCAGAAGTGGAAATTACTGAATTGCCTGAAACCGCACCTGTAACAGAAGAAGAAATTCAGGTCACCCCAGTTGTGATGGAACttgaagatgaaaaaaaacaaagagaaTCTGTGGAAAAAGTTCCAGAGGAtcatattaaagaaattaccgAAGATGAGATTATCAAAGATCATTTAGCAGAAACTAAAGTGGTGCCAGTAATAGAAACTGCACAACTGACAAATGAAGATGTTGAAATACCTTCTCTTAAAAGTGACAACTTGGTGACGGTAGATGAAAATGTTGCCGTTGAGGTTACAGAACCTAATGTTAGCCAAACTAATAATATTGAAGGTAAAATCACTGAAAGTCTTCCTAATGAACCACCCTCTGATATTGCCCATTTCGAACCCTTAGAGTCAACTGAGGCATTGCCTAAGGAAATTGATGCTGTTATTGAAAATCAAGCAACAGAAGGCTTAGAAATATCATCAGAACTTAGGAAAGACGGTCTTCCAGAAATGATTGTTCGAAGGAAAACAGTGGAGCAAGATTTAGAGAAAGTGGTGTGTTTAAGTGAAGAGTCATCAGACTCTGATATTTCTGAAGCAGTAACCGTACCTATAGTACCATCACAATCTGAAGAACAGTCAGAGTTAATCAATATACCTGAAGAAATTAGTGAACTCCCAGATTTGGCATCAGCAGAAGATCAAAACTTACCTGTAGTTATAATGGATGAAATACTCCCTATTCCACCATCAGAACCTTCCTCAAATCTGGAAACAATGTTGGCAGTAGCGTCATTACAGAATGAGACTACACCAGTGTCAGAAGAAAGACGCCTAAGTGAGAAGGAAATTCGAGATATGGAAGCCTTAAGAATGGCGGTAGCAAGTATAACTGATAGTACTCAAAGCAATTATGATGATGGTTTTATGGAAGTATCTATGGAAGGAACTTCAAATGCGGTTGTTGAGGATGTTACCGAGACGAGTGAAAATGTACAAATCCCTGATAATTTGCCTTCTGAAGTTGAAAGCGTTCCAGTCCTAGAAAGTGAAGTTGCAGAACAACAAGTGACACTAAAAGAAAGTGATGATAAGTCACATATCGAGAGTACTGTGAATGTGCCTGACGCTTTCGATATTGAAAATGTTGGAACGTCTAGCGaggaaattaaagaaattgtacCTGAAGATGGCGGAATGGCAGTTCCTGAAGTTGTGCCTATACTAGAACTCACTGCATTTGAGACATTAACTAAAAATCTAGGAAGTGATAAAGGTTCCATAgagatattaaataaaattcctgaaaTAGTACAGGTACAAGGTGGTgagaaagttgaaaataactcATCTGAGGAAACTTTAAGTAAATGTGAGGAAGAAGTTGTGGAACCTGAAGCAGAACAGATAAATACGGATACAAAAGTTATGAGTGATGTTCAAGACATAGcagaaacaaataaatttaaagccaCAAATGAAGGTATTTCTGTTGAGGATGATATTCATGAAAGAGAAAATGTGAATCCTGAATTAGAGAAGAGTGATGATATGGTTGTAGCAGTTGACAATGTTGGAAACACTGAACCAATacaatcagaaaaaaattgtgtgtcaCCAATAGAggaaattaaagaagaaattcaAGTACCTGAAGAAAAACCATTACGAGGCAGAACAAG GAGGGGAAATAATAAAGTCAGTGAACCTCTGACAATAAATATTGAGGAGACTGAAAGGAGAGAAAGAATATATAGTCCAAAATTACCAATAAAAGCAGTGAAAAATCCTGAAGAAGATGTAGGTATTAATACTGGTTCTGAGGCTGAG CTCAACAAGGGCAGtttaaaaatgacaattacAAAACAAGCAGACAAAATGCATTCCATTCTGAAAGTATATAACCCTGACGAGGAATCTGAGCCATTGGACATGCCAGAGGAACCAATTCGAAAACTGATAATCAAACCGAAAATGCAACAAATTGAGCAACAACACAGTCCTAAAATTGGGACTCGCAGCTCCAAAACTTATTCTCCTACAAGTCCCAGATGCAGCAGCCCTAGGGTGACAATAAAACCAGTCACAAAACCTGTTGAAACAAAGGCAGAGACGCTAGGGTCATTGAAAATCACTTTCAAGCCCGTAGTGAAACCGGAGGAAAGTGTGAAGAAGCATAGTCCAAag TTGTCTAGGGATGCTGAAAAGAACCACAAtcctaaaattatcattaaaccGATTCCAAAGCCTGTAGAAATGGAGAGGGAAGAATCGGTCACCCCGAAAGTCACCATTAAACCGATAAAACGCCACACTGAAGAGGCGGAAGAGACTGAGCAGGAGAAATCTAGTCCTAAAATCACTATTAAGCCTGTT GTTAAACCTCAGGAAAATGACGCTGAACCGGCAGCgccaaaactgaaaattaaacCTTTGAAGAAACATGAAGAGGAGCTGGCCATGCAGTTAGAAAGAGAGCAGAACAGCACTAAGATACATATAAAGCCGGTGGTTAAACCTGCTGAACCGGAACCGGAAAATTTAGAGGAAGTGAAGGAAAGAattgtgttaaaaataaacaaag GAAGCCTGCCTTCTCCAATTAAAGAGTCAAAGAAGAGGGAGTACCCGGAAGAGGAAAAGGTGGAAAAAGTGGCCATCAAGCTGAAGTTTTCCACTACTGGAGGTCAGACTCATATAGTGCAAGAAGGGGAAGAAAGTAATAAAAGACAAAGGAAGGATAGTGGTCACTTTAGTGGAGCAG TTAAAAAAGACTTGGAGGAGGCGTCTCTGAAAAGGCCACTCGAGGACAAAATTCCGGAAAAGAACAAAAGGCTACGAAACGCGGCTAGTCCAGATAAAATCAATGCAGATTTGAATAAGCCTGATAGTGTTGAAACGAACGTGaa ATCTCATCAAGAACCTCCGCAAGCCATCTCCAAGATTGCAGATTTAGCCTCGGAAACAACCCATATCGTCGCCTCTCCAGTGCTAACAGTAGGCGTAGCCACACCAGTTAGTACTATCCCCAAGAGACGAGGACGTCCgccaaaaggaaaaaacaccAATAAGCTTACCCCCTTACCGCCCCCACCACAAACTACCCCTTCAAGGGTGGAACTAACTCCCACAGTTCCAGAAGCTACGCCTGCGACATCGGCCAGTGGACGACCGAAGAGAAGTTGCAGAG GCCTAAATGTGATGGCAACTTTGGGTATCAAGCCCAGAAAGTCTAGAGCTCGCGGTCGAGGTAGTAGAGTAAATATGGGCGACCGAGGACCGCCGCCAATGCATGTAGCACCACCTGAGGAACTCGCGgatattcatgttgaagagatCGTCAGGCCCGAAAAG aaaaatgaagaaggaATGAAGTTTCAAGGGATGGGAGGGAATAAG GAGGACAAGGGGAAGGCTAAGCAACCGCTGAAAACTAACGAGGATGTCGTGCAGCAGCTGCCGCCTCATGTAGAAAAACTACCG GAGGAGGCATCGGTGCCGCAGCAGAAGTTAGTAGAAGAGGAGGTGATAAAACTCGCTCAGCAAATTGTCACTAAGGACGAGTCGTCTGCAGAGCTTACGAAGAGAACTCCTAGGAAACTCGAAGTCACCACGAGGAGACAAAAGGCACAACAACAGAGGGAGGTAGAGCGGATCGTTGAAAAATCCCCGGAGAAAGTTGCCGAAGAGGTGAAGAAGGCGGCCCAAATTAGGAGCAACCCCAAACGAGCCAGTCAAGCCAGCGACAATGAGCCTGCGTCCCCTGCTTCAAGCACCGCTTCCAGTGTTACTATTGTCGAGGTAACTGGACCTAGCCCGAAAAAAAACAGTCCAGGGAAAAGAGCCCTTGAAAAGGCCGATGACACTGGCGTTGAGGCCAAGAAGTCTAAG ATAGAGAAAACTGATAGTTCGCAAGCCCAATCAAAAGACGCCGATTCTGTGTCAAAATTGCCCTCAAGCAAAACCGTAGATCCGGAAATAATAGTAATCGACGACGACGACAAAGAGTCTGACGAAGAGGAggaagaggaggaggaggaggaggagtcAGAGGGAGACAGCGAATCGGAAAAAAGGAGAGAATACGTCTTGCAGAGGAAACAAGAGGCAATTAAAAAGTGCCGTGCGAAACGTATGGAAAAGCTGGCGCGAGCGGCTGAAGTAAAGAAAAAGCGACAAGAACAGGCAGCTCAACAGAGGGAAGCGAGGAAAGCTGCAGAAGAAGCCGAGAAGGCCGCTTCAGAGAAATCTAGAGCTACAAGGAG gtATGGACGATATGGAGTGCCGAAACCTCAGATATCTCTTATCGATGCACCGGTGCAAGAATTAGAGGGCACAGTAAAGGGCCTGACGGGTTTGTTTAGTCCTGGAAAAGTAGGAGTAAATATTAGACAGCCGATTGCAGTGGAAGATGATAATTCCGAGAAAGATAAACCAGAG CTCACGCAGATAAAATCATCTGCTCAGCCATCAGAATCAATGGTGGTGGATCCACTGGAAGAAACAGCGGTGAAATCGGTGGGAAGCGAGGATGTGGTGATGCTAGACGAAGACACAAGGATGAGTGCCGATTTCCGAA GTTCAAGATCTCACACGCCTGCCAAACAAACAATCCCCGCCCCAGATATCCTAGTGGAAGATTCACAGGGTAGCGTAGGCACAGAAGGAGGCAAATCCCGCACCAAAACACCAAAAATGGAAGTTTTCCAGGACCTCGAATCAGTATTTACTGCAGATCAACTGGCCGAGTACTCGTGGAATGGCCAAGGTCCCTTCATGCTGCAAGAGCAGGTCACCCATTTTCTAGGCATAAAATCATTCAAGAGAAAGTACCCCAACGTGACCAGGCGTACAGTGGATATGCAGGAACGCGATTTTCTCAAGGAAAATAACCAGGTGACGGAGCGCCAGTGCGATTTGGGCTTGACCGCAGTTCTAGCTCAGGATATCTTGGATATAATGTATACGGACTTTCAAGATAAGTATGAAGAATACTGTAGGGCGCAAAGGGAGCGACAAGCCCGCGAATTGGCGAGTAAACAGCGAGCTTTGAATCAAGTTTCTCAAAAACCTGGCTTTGATAAGATGGACCTTATGGAGCAGGCGGTGCAGTCGGTGTCGTCTTGGAATCAACAATTCAATAAA ACAAGAAGGGAACAAAGAAGAGCTTACATGGACCTACAAACCTTCACTATCCACTACCCAcgtatgaaaagaaaaatcttgACCACACCCAAAACAGGTCATTATCCTGTAACTCTTGTTCCTGGTCAGTTCATCGATCACTACAGAGAATTCACGCCTACCGAGCTGAATAATCTGCCACTGAATACCATGTGTTACGACGAAATTAAAATCCCCAGTTTTTATGCCGAGTTCAACGAATCCAGTAGTGGGTCGGATTCAGATTCAGAATCGGGTTCAAGCGGGTCCAGTACCGGGTCCGAGTGCGACGACTCGAATTGCAAGGAATGCACTTCAAAGGGATTGAAAAACGGAATTCGGGATACGGATTCGGATGTGATGATTATTGAAAATGACGCGAGTAGTAGCGATTCGGTGGTTTTGGTGAGTGTTAGTGAGGGGCCGGTGAAAGCATAA